A part of Capsicum annuum cultivar UCD-10X-F1 chromosome 6, UCD10Xv1.1, whole genome shotgun sequence genomic DNA contains:
- the LOC124899528 gene encoding cationic amino acid transporter 6, chloroplastic-like, which translates to MVFSTYLKSLSKIRYKLEKRMLATWTPNQELNKVRLRYGADMKRKLTWYDLVALGVRRMLGVGVFITTGTIARKTSGPSVLILYIIAFISSLLSSLCYTEFSVDVSVAGGAFSYLRVTFGEYVGYFAGTNILMEYVLSNVVVSRSFTEYLSCAFGRNDPNPWRVHVHGLMQGYNSNGIHQQAH; encoded by the exons atggtGTTCTCAACTTACCTTAAATCTCTTTCCAAAATACGTTATAAACTAGAGAAAAGGATGTTAGCAACATGGACACCAAACCAAGAACTCAACAAAGTGAGGCTAAGGTATGGTGCTGACATGAAGAGAAAACTGACTTGGTATGATTTAGTAGCACTTGGAGTTAGAAGAATGCTTGGTGTTGGAGTCTTTATTACTACTGGCACCATTGCTCGAAAAACCTCTGGCCCCTctgttttaatcttatatataataGCTTTTATATCATCCCTTCTTTCTTCCTTGTGTTATACTGAGTTTTCTGTTGATGTTTCTGTTGCTGGTGGCGCTTTCAGTTATCTTCGAGTTACCTTTG GGGAATATGTGGGATACTTTGCAGGAACAAATATATTAATGGAATATGTGTTATCAAATGTTGTTGTGTCAAGAAGTTTTACTGAGTATTTGTCATGTGCCTTTGGTAGAAATGATCCAAATCCATGGAGAGTTCATGTACATGGTTTAATGCAAGGTTACAACAGCAATGGAATTCATCAACAGGCCCATTGA